The nucleotide window ATTAACAAAATAGATTTTCCTACAAAAACAAAAAAGGAAGTAGAAAAACAATTAAAACGCCTAAGCACTATACATCCAGAGTCTAGCGAGTTTTCTATCTTAAGAAACTACTTGGATACCATCATAGAGCTTCCTTGGAATATTAATAGCAAAAGTGTTATTGATTTAAAAAAAGCAGAGAAAATTTTAAACTCTGAACACTATGGCTTAGAAAAAGTAAAAGACCATATTATAGAATTTTTAGCGGTAAATAAATTAAAAGCCTCTAACTTAAATCAATCTATTCTTTGCCTAGTGGGGCCTCCTGGAGTAGGAAAAACTTCTTTAGGAAAAAGTATCGCAAAGGCTATGAATAGAAAATATCATCGTATTGCTTTGGGTGGGCTGAAAGATGAATCCGAATTGCGAGGGCATCGTCGCACTTATGTAGGAGCTATGCCTGGAAAAATTATTCAAGCTTTTCAACAAGTAAAAAGTAATAACCCCGTTATTGTTTTAGATGAAATAGATAAATTAGGCGCTGACGGAAAAGGAGACCCCAGCGCTGCAATGCTAGAAATTTTAGACCCCGAACAAAATGCATACTTTAAAGATCATTACCTTAATGTAGAATTTAATTTAAGCAAAACTATATTTATTGCTACCGCTAATAACTTAGCAAGTATTCCCTCTGCTCTTCGAGATAGATTAGATATTATACAATTATCTGGATACACAAGAGAAGAAAAGCTACTTATTGCCGAACAGTATTTAGTAAAAAAACAGCTTGAGCAAACTGGCCTAACTTCAGAAAATATTCAGTTTGCACAATCTAGTATCATACAAATGATTGAAGCCTACACTCGCGAAGCAGGAGTTAGGGGATTGAGTCGAATTATTTTAAAAGTTTGCCAAAAAACAGCTCGTAAAATAGTAGAAAAAACAGAAACATACAGCAGCATAACACAAAAGAACTTGCACGATTTTTTAGGCGTTCCTCATTTTTTAAAAGAAAACCAATTGCAAGAAGATGCCGTGGGAGTAGCAACGGGTTTAGCTTGGACTTCTGTAGGTGGAGAAATTTTGTATGTTGAAGCCTTAAAAAAAGAAGGAAAAGGGCACCTACAATTAACAGGGCAACTGGGAGATGTAATGAAAGAGTCTGCCCAAGCCGCTTTTTCTTATGCTAAAGCTCACTACCGTGCTTTAGAAATTCCACCAAAATGGTTTGATAATTATGATATTCATTTGCACTTACCTGCTGGAGGAATTCCCAAAGATGGCCCTTCTGCCGGTATTACTATGGCCGTAACTTTAATTAGTGTAATGAGCAGCAAGCCCATTTCTAAAGAATTAGCTATGACAGGGGAACTTACTTTAACAGGAAGAGTTTTGCCCGTAGGCGGAATTAAAGAAAAATGTATTGCTGCCTTGGCTCACGGTCTTTGTAAAATTATTTTACCTTTAGCCAACAAAAAAGATGTGGAAGATATTCCTAAAAATTTACGGTCACAAATTCAATTTTTATTTGTAGAGCATTTAGACGAAGTGTTGACCTTAGCTTTTAACACAGCCAATTTACATAAAACAGAGCTGCATCATAAAAAAATAGAAAAACAAAACGCAGCTTAGTTTTTGTACTAGTGCTTTACTATTCTAAAGCCATAACTAAAGTTTTAAGATTCACTACCTCAGCTTGTAATTTTACAAGCTGTGCTTTTTGCTGTTGGATAACCAGCTCATAGTCAGCTCTAACTCTTGCTAATTGCATAGTGTTTTCTGGTTCTACGCTAGTTTGGCTAGTCAAAACTTTGGAGTCCACCTCTTCAGCCATCGCCTTAGCGCTCTTATCTATGTTAAAAAAACTATATGTAGATAAATCCACTTGCGGCAAAGAGGCTTTCTCTTTAAAAGAAGGGGTTTTGTTTTCAAAGCCCTCTGCGGTTGGCCTTAAAGCAGAGGGTTTTGGTGTGTGAGGGGGTGAAACAGAGGTGCGTCTTTTTAAAGATGCATCTTTTAAAAAATATTTACCATGGCGAAATGTAAACTCTACCCTGTCTGATTTAATCCGACGGCGCAAAGTAGACATGCTCACTTGATACTTATTTGAATACTCATTTAAGGATAGCCAACTGTCCAAAATGTCCTCCATTCTTTATAAGATTAGCAAAGCTTGCTAAAAGCGCAACCAGCACCGCTGTTGTGCGTTACTTTTTTTGACTACTCACGGGAAGCAGACTATTATTTTCTTATATTAAACCTACCCTGATAAGCCACCTGTTATGCCAACACAGTTTACTCAATATAAAAAACCCGCTTTAGTTCTTGGTGGTGGCGGAACCAAAGCCGCTGCCTTTCATACTGGTGTTTGTGTAGCTCTACAAGAAAAGGGCTTTGTATTTGCAGGTGGTACAGCAAAACAAGTTAAAGAAACTTTAGCCCAGGCTAAAGGCCAGCCTGTTTTTCAAACCTATGTTGGTTCTAGCTCTGGTTCTATTATTTCTAGTTTTTTAGCCAAAGGCTACAGCCCTGAAGATATCTTAAAAGCTACTATTAGTAGAAAAGAATTAAATTTTTTTAATCATAGCTGGTTTACAAAAAGTACCGCCAAACTTCCCCCCATTCAATATCGCGATTTATTTTCTTTTAACTTAAGTATTGATCAAGCTAAAAAAATATTAAAATCTTTTGTATCCTTCAGTGCTTTAAAAAATACACGAAGCCTAGAGTCTTTATTAAAAGCTTACCTTCCTCTTAGTGGTATCTTGTCTCCTCATAAAATAGAAAAATATTTTAAAACTACCCTAGACTCAGAAAATAATTTTCAAAACTTAGGTGTCGATCTTTTTATTCTTTGCTCTAAGTTAGACGGCCTAGGCTTAGTGGCTTTTTCTAAATATCAAAAAAATTATTCTGATATGGAGTATGCCGATTATGCTTTAATTAGCGAGGCCATTGCGGGCAGTACAGCTATGCCAGGTATTTTTTCTCCGTTTCCCATTACTAACAAAAAAGAGACTCGCTTTTTTTATGATGGAGGAATTTTAGAAGACTTAGCCCCCCAAATTGCCGACACACAAAAGGCAGACTTGGTAATTTTATCTAATCCAATTATCCCCTACCAATATCATGATAGTAAGGGGTCTTTGTCTGAACACGGCATTCCTTTTATTTTAACTCAGGCTATTTATCAATTAATGTACAAACAAACAAAAACAGAAAAAAGCCGAAAAAAACAACTTACTGATACTTTTAATAAATTAAAAAAACATTTAGACGGTTTAAAACTAAGTGTCGAAGAAAAAGATGCCATTTTTAGTATCTTAGAAAAACAATTACATTTTAAAAAAAATACTAAATATGTTTATATACAACCAGAGAAAACAGATTACCAACTTTTTTGGTCTGATCACATTAGTTTAAATAAAGAGTTACTAAGTTATGCTTTTAAAAAAGGCTTTAAAGCGGGGATTGCTGCTTTAAAGTAATTTTCCTTCTAAGAAACTATTATAAACAGTACTTAAACTTTGTATTCTATAAAAGTCTTTAATATTTGAAATAAAAAGCTAATAATTGTTTGAGAAAAAAAGCCTAAAACAAGACTAAGAAAAGCTAAAA belongs to Pseudobdellovibrionaceae bacterium and includes:
- the lon gene encoding endopeptidase La, producing MKNTNVEISLAILPVRDLVVFPYMIIPLYVMRPKSIQAISHALSTNRELFITAQKDKNIENPGLADLFSVGSIVNILRMRKLSDGRIKILVQGKSRAKIISDNAHADFLQANISVLDIALETPPFSKKTETAVAQIKKDLLFLNSYKKLLNPEILNILDDISNIHHFCDLIANSLGLKLQSAQKLLEQNKAEKKLDFIKEILATEITILQSDTSQQSSQSIPLNNSVNYSNFTEQESNPQSEEICELQNQINKIDFPTKTKKEVEKQLKRLSTIHPESSEFSILRNYLDTIIELPWNINSKSVIDLKKAEKILNSEHYGLEKVKDHIIEFLAVNKLKASNLNQSILCLVGPPGVGKTSLGKSIAKAMNRKYHRIALGGLKDESELRGHRRTYVGAMPGKIIQAFQQVKSNNPVIVLDEIDKLGADGKGDPSAAMLEILDPEQNAYFKDHYLNVEFNLSKTIFIATANNLASIPSALRDRLDIIQLSGYTREEKLLIAEQYLVKKQLEQTGLTSENIQFAQSSIIQMIEAYTREAGVRGLSRIILKVCQKTARKIVEKTETYSSITQKNLHDFLGVPHFLKENQLQEDAVGVATGLAWTSVGGEILYVEALKKEGKGHLQLTGQLGDVMKESAQAAFSYAKAHYRALEIPPKWFDNYDIHLHLPAGGIPKDGPSAGITMAVTLISVMSSKPISKELAMTGELTLTGRVLPVGGIKEKCIAALAHGLCKIILPLANKKDVEDIPKNLRSQIQFLFVEHLDEVLTLAFNTANLHKTELHHKKIEKQNAA